A single genomic interval of Caballeronia sp. NK8 harbors:
- a CDS encoding arylsulfatase, which yields MITSRSIAFRRAALALAIGSLFTIASCGSSDDGAPATTPVASAAKRPNILYIMADDLGYSDIHAFGGEINTPNLDALVQSGRILTNHHTGTVCAITRAMLISGTDHHLVGEGTMGVPTDERKGLPGYEGYLNDRALSVAQLLKDGGYHTYMAGKWHIGSGIVGSTTGGGQTPDQWGFEHSYALLGGAATNHFAHELAGSKNYTEDGQYVQPGQPGQPGGTGGSPAVFYSTDFYTQKLISYIDSNKGDGKPFFAYAAYTSPHWPLQVPEPYLHNYAGKYDAGYVAIRNARIARQKALGIIPADFTPYQGAPETLTQSPATANNGAANARYISAVHGAAQGYSDYGPGTVDKSWNSLSTAEKKAQARYMEIYAGMVENLDHNIGLLIQHLKDIGEYDNTFIMFQSDNGAEGWPIDSGADPTATDTANATDTIYTTLGTDNGKQNAQRLQYGLRWAEVSATPFRLTKGYSGEGGVSTPLIVHLPGQAAQLPTLRAFTHVTDNTATFLAVAKIDPPTQAAPPLVNTLTGVDSNKGKVVYNNRYVYPVTGQSLLPLLNGDASGEVHTAAFGDEAYGRGYLRSSDGRWKALWTEPPSGPVDGHWQLFDLQADRGENNDVATQNPSVIDSLVQQWNTYMSTVGGVEPLRPRGYY from the coding sequence ATGATCACGTCCCGTTCGATTGCGTTCCGTCGCGCTGCGCTCGCGCTTGCCATAGGCAGTCTGTTCACGATTGCCTCATGCGGTTCTTCCGACGACGGCGCGCCCGCCACTACGCCCGTCGCCTCCGCGGCCAAGCGTCCGAACATCCTCTACATCATGGCCGACGATCTCGGCTACTCGGACATTCATGCCTTCGGCGGCGAGATCAATACGCCCAATCTCGATGCGCTGGTCCAATCCGGCCGCATCCTGACGAATCATCACACCGGCACCGTCTGCGCCATCACGCGAGCGATGCTGATCTCGGGCACGGATCATCACCTCGTCGGCGAAGGGACGATGGGCGTGCCCACCGACGAGCGCAAAGGCCTGCCCGGTTACGAAGGCTATCTGAATGACCGCGCGCTGTCGGTGGCGCAACTGCTCAAGGACGGCGGATATCACACGTACATGGCGGGCAAATGGCATATCGGCTCGGGCATCGTCGGCAGCACGACGGGCGGCGGACAGACGCCGGATCAGTGGGGCTTCGAGCACAGCTATGCGCTGCTCGGCGGCGCGGCGACGAATCACTTTGCGCATGAGCTCGCGGGCTCGAAGAACTACACCGAGGACGGTCAATACGTGCAACCGGGACAGCCCGGTCAGCCGGGCGGTACGGGCGGCAGTCCGGCCGTGTTCTACTCGACCGACTTCTACACGCAAAAGCTCATCTCCTACATCGATTCGAACAAGGGCGACGGCAAACCGTTCTTTGCGTACGCCGCGTACACGTCGCCGCACTGGCCGCTGCAGGTGCCGGAGCCGTATCTGCACAACTACGCGGGCAAATATGACGCCGGCTACGTTGCGATCCGCAATGCGCGCATCGCGCGACAAAAGGCGCTCGGCATCATTCCGGCCGACTTCACGCCGTACCAGGGCGCACCGGAAACGCTGACCCAATCGCCGGCGACAGCGAATAACGGCGCCGCGAACGCCAGGTACATCAGCGCCGTGCATGGCGCAGCGCAAGGTTACAGCGACTACGGTCCGGGAACCGTCGACAAGTCCTGGAACAGCCTGTCCACCGCGGAGAAGAAAGCACAGGCGCGCTATATGGAAATCTACGCGGGCATGGTCGAGAACCTCGATCACAACATCGGGCTGTTGATCCAGCATCTGAAGGACATCGGTGAATACGACAACACGTTCATCATGTTCCAGTCGGACAACGGCGCGGAAGGCTGGCCGATCGATTCCGGCGCCGATCCGACCGCAACCGACACCGCGAACGCGACGGACACGATCTACACCACGCTCGGCACCGATAACGGCAAGCAAAACGCACAGCGCCTGCAATATGGTCTGCGTTGGGCGGAAGTGAGCGCCACGCCGTTCCGTCTCACCAAGGGGTACTCCGGCGAAGGCGGTGTGTCGACGCCGCTCATCGTGCATCTGCCCGGTCAGGCTGCGCAACTGCCCACGCTGCGCGCATTCACACACGTCACCGACAACACGGCGACCTTCCTCGCGGTCGCGAAAATCGATCCGCCAACGCAAGCCGCGCCGCCGCTTGTCAACACGCTGACGGGCGTCGATTCGAACAAGGGCAAGGTCGTCTACAACAACCGATATGTATATCCGGTGACGGGTCAATCGCTGTTGCCGTTGCTCAATGGCGATGCGTCGGGTGAAGTCCACACCGCCGCGTTCGGCGACGAGGCCTACGGCCGCGGCTATCTGCGCAGCTCCGACGGCCGCTGGAAGGCGTTGTGGACCGAACCGCCGAGCGGTCCCGTCGACGGACACTGGCAGCTCTTCGACCTGCAGGCCGATCGCGGCGAGAACAACGACGTCGCCACGCAGAATCCGTCGGTCATCGACAGTCTCGTGCAGCAGTGGAACACCTACATGAGCACGGTCGGAGGCGTCGAGCCGCTGCGTCCGCGCGGCTACTACTGA
- a CDS encoding formylglycine-generating enzyme family protein — MKRHWQTIGGAALVIGLLFAGGFGAALAVNADRGFDPRNLTRALAPLGSEQQCERYTGLPAHWRDDSHAGMVHLSGGEFVFGSKLGYEDESPAGDGRTRVGGFWIDQTDVTNAQFAAFVDATGYVTEAERQGGAVVFHVPTREEMNARDLAWWSWVKGASWNHPQGPSSTWKGRENQPVTMVTLADALAYAHWLGRDLPTEAEWEYAGKAGHEGAELDAAPRDPHGKPSANYWQGVFPVLDSAEDGHAGLSPVGCYAANDFRLYDMIGNAWEWTRDPYTGARQPHANGDTAAVAPATRRHDTAMVIKGGSFLCSRDYCVRYRASSREQQEADLPASHIGFRTVSRDG; from the coding sequence ATGAAACGGCACTGGCAGACTATCGGCGGCGCGGCGCTCGTCATCGGCTTACTGTTCGCGGGAGGCTTTGGCGCGGCGCTCGCCGTGAACGCCGATCGCGGTTTCGATCCGCGCAATCTGACGCGCGCGCTCGCCCCGCTCGGCTCCGAGCAGCAATGCGAGCGCTACACCGGCCTGCCCGCGCACTGGCGTGACGATTCGCACGCGGGCATGGTGCATCTGAGCGGCGGCGAGTTCGTGTTCGGCAGCAAGCTCGGTTATGAGGATGAAAGTCCCGCCGGCGACGGGAGAACAAGAGTCGGAGGCTTCTGGATCGACCAGACCGATGTCACGAATGCGCAGTTTGCCGCCTTCGTCGATGCGACCGGCTATGTGACCGAAGCCGAACGCCAGGGCGGCGCGGTCGTCTTTCATGTGCCCACGCGCGAAGAAATGAACGCACGTGATCTCGCTTGGTGGTCGTGGGTGAAGGGTGCGTCATGGAATCATCCGCAAGGTCCGTCGAGCACATGGAAGGGTCGCGAGAACCAGCCCGTCACGATGGTCACGCTCGCCGACGCCCTCGCCTACGCCCACTGGCTCGGACGTGACCTGCCGACGGAAGCCGAGTGGGAATACGCGGGCAAGGCCGGTCACGAAGGCGCCGAACTCGACGCCGCCCCGCGCGATCCGCACGGCAAGCCATCGGCGAATTACTGGCAAGGCGTGTTTCCCGTGCTCGATTCAGCCGAGGACGGTCACGCGGGGCTCTCGCCGGTCGGGTGTTACGCAGCCAATGACTTCAGGCTCTACGACATGATCGGCAATGCCTGGGAATGGACCCGCGATCCGTACACCGGAGCGCGCCAGCCGCATGCGAACGGCGACACTGCAGCGGTCGCGCCCGCCACCCGCCGGCACGATACGGCGATGGTCATCAAGGGCGGCTCGTTCCTGTGCTCACGCGATTACTGCGTGCGCTACCGGGCGTCGTCGCGCGAGCAGCAGGAAGCGGATCTGCCGGCATCGCATATCGGCTTTCGCACCGTGTCGAGGGATGGGTGA
- a CDS encoding MetQ/NlpA family ABC transporter substrate-binding protein — protein sequence MRLGATLVGALVAVCCTFVDAAPRAVRIGVTAGEEAQIMAQVRDVAAKQGQPLDIVVFDNPLHIDAALAGGSIDAASFEDEASLDARRRRDGYAIRSVAATVTLPMALYSRKLASLAQLTRGATIAIPDDAPGIARALILLQNYTFITLQDSAGLSPTVADITSNRYGLVIRRVPRARLYAMLDTASFVAMNADDAAHAGLMPGRDSIGIEDARSPWQHVLTVRSSEANAPWVAQLVRACHSDDVARFILARFQDSVRRPW from the coding sequence ATGCGTCTGGGCGCAACTCTCGTAGGCGCGCTCGTCGCCGTGTGCTGCACGTTCGTCGATGCGGCGCCGCGCGCTGTCCGTATCGGCGTGACGGCGGGCGAAGAAGCGCAGATCATGGCGCAGGTGCGCGATGTCGCGGCGAAACAAGGACAGCCACTCGATATCGTCGTCTTCGATAACCCATTGCACATCGACGCCGCGCTGGCGGGCGGCTCGATCGACGCGGCCAGCTTCGAGGACGAAGCAAGCCTCGACGCGCGGCGCAGGCGCGACGGCTACGCGATTCGAAGCGTCGCCGCAACCGTGACCTTGCCGATGGCCCTCTACTCGCGCAAGCTCGCATCGCTCGCCCAACTCACGCGCGGCGCGACCATCGCCATACCCGACGACGCGCCCGGCATCGCGCGTGCGCTGATCTTGCTGCAGAACTATACGTTCATCACGCTGCAGGACAGTGCGGGACTCTCGCCCACCGTCGCGGATATCACGAGCAACCGCTACGGCCTCGTCATCCGTCGTGTGCCGCGCGCCCGGCTGTACGCGATGCTCGACACAGCAAGCTTCGTCGCAATGAACGCCGACGACGCCGCGCACGCCGGCCTGATGCCGGGACGCGACAGTATCGGCATCGAGGATGCCCGCTCGCCCTGGCAACACGTGCTCACAGTGCGTTCAAGCGAAGCGAACGCGCCATGGGTCGCGCAACTCGTGCGCGCCTGTCACTCCGACGACGTCGCCCGCTTCATCCTCGCGCGCTTTCAGGATTCGGTGCGCAGACCATGGTGA